A window of the Rhodoferax sp. GW822-FHT02A01 genome harbors these coding sequences:
- a CDS encoding S8 family serine peptidase gives MDTERAFRVAFLRCVIAGALVNANSVAAQVEPDEDLLVLRIAPRNYHLDQTDPTYLSSLLAYSLTKPIAVKAGQTLSGILQEQFNVTETWTPLAYKRFASKVQMVNGIRDPKRDLIAGQTLLLPDMPRGAETPNVIGGLTTTRAQVTFGTVGVDSYLADAPKMLNRVSALSATEIQLRSMKRSQYAALNIDPLSTRSQMLAFGQPLPIQGEIVANMAVSDATVGAVDEPSKALITKLLQAPAKTHPYVVILDDSWPSQDDFHRSVRFILDAAAKVREAYFLQDSRGDSSDVKSLKDELDKNHYGTTFCESDCEYPLLKSHSAMIRRSLDGFSQLDTQERVGVFYIPLNVAQRYARNALGEIMRVALLADSVSSQLVLKTSLGNLPKATQPGIPNFDSVDKLVDTLLSPVRLSAVPPAYTPGADLRVSTDKSIVDAVVNFMVLYSAASQRPHFISMSWTSPRNSLPATFRDDAAYGLWIAAAGNDPNANVQLQLPLFAGRSTVPGDFIAVQNTSAAGCDTSKLSANKNLHVYGLAFPGRIDADHCGTSFSAPRVAWLLALREAAKGTPATPSADEAWTQWKAAQMEAIFRLSRPDLTGEDRYRVSVQQLLDETDTH, from the coding sequence ATGGACACAGAACGTGCGTTTCGTGTCGCATTTCTGCGATGTGTAATCGCGGGAGCACTGGTCAACGCAAATTCAGTTGCTGCGCAAGTCGAGCCAGATGAAGATTTGTTGGTGCTTCGAATCGCACCGCGCAACTATCATCTTGATCAGACCGATCCCACTTACCTGTCCAGCTTGTTAGCGTACTCCCTTACCAAGCCAATCGCGGTCAAGGCGGGCCAGACGCTCTCGGGTATCCTCCAAGAGCAGTTCAATGTGACGGAGACATGGACGCCGCTTGCCTATAAGCGGTTCGCATCCAAAGTCCAAATGGTCAACGGCATCCGTGACCCAAAAAGAGATCTCATAGCCGGCCAGACTCTCTTACTGCCCGACATGCCCCGTGGCGCCGAGACGCCGAACGTCATAGGAGGTCTCACGACCACACGTGCGCAAGTCACATTCGGTACGGTGGGTGTTGATTCTTACCTTGCCGACGCACCCAAGATGCTCAACCGCGTTTCTGCGTTGTCGGCGACAGAGATCCAACTCCGCTCAATGAAACGTAGCCAGTACGCGGCTCTAAACATTGATCCCCTTTCGACGCGCAGCCAAATGTTGGCTTTTGGTCAGCCTCTTCCTATCCAGGGAGAAATAGTTGCAAATATGGCGGTTAGTGATGCTACGGTGGGGGCGGTCGACGAACCATCGAAAGCGCTCATTACAAAGTTGCTCCAAGCGCCCGCGAAGACTCACCCGTATGTGGTGATCCTCGATGACAGTTGGCCGTCTCAGGACGACTTTCACCGGAGTGTCCGCTTCATACTTGACGCCGCTGCGAAGGTACGCGAAGCATATTTTCTGCAGGACTCACGTGGTGACTCGAGCGACGTCAAATCGCTGAAAGACGAACTGGATAAAAACCACTACGGCACTACTTTTTGTGAAAGCGATTGCGAATACCCACTTCTCAAGTCGCACTCCGCGATGATCCGTCGCAGCCTTGATGGCTTCAGCCAACTCGATACGCAGGAGCGTGTCGGTGTTTTCTACATTCCACTCAACGTAGCGCAGCGATATGCACGCAACGCTCTAGGGGAGATCATGCGCGTTGCGCTACTGGCTGATTCAGTTTCAAGCCAACTCGTACTCAAGACGTCGCTAGGAAATCTCCCTAAAGCGACGCAACCGGGCATTCCTAATTTCGACAGTGTGGACAAACTCGTCGACACTTTGCTCTCCCCCGTACGTCTGTCGGCGGTTCCTCCTGCTTACACCCCGGGAGCAGACCTACGAGTTAGTACCGACAAATCGATTGTTGATGCCGTCGTCAACTTCATGGTTCTCTACTCAGCAGCGAGTCAACGCCCACATTTCATCTCGATGTCGTGGACGAGTCCTCGCAACTCACTCCCGGCCACCTTTCGCGACGATGCGGCTTACGGGCTCTGGATTGCGGCGGCGGGTAACGATCCGAATGCGAATGTTCAATTGCAACTACCGCTCTTCGCGGGACGTAGCACTGTACCAGGTGACTTCATCGCGGTGCAAAATACGAGTGCAGCGGGTTGCGATACCAGCAAACTGAGCGCCAACAAGAACTTACACGTATATGGACTCGCGTTTCCAGGGCGGATAGACGCAGATCACTGCGGTACCAGTTTTTCTGCGCCACGGGTAGCGTGGCTGCTCGCTTTGCGAGAAGCTGCGAAGGGCACACCTGCCACACCGTCTGCGGATGAAGCCTGGACACAATGGAAAGCCGCACAAATGGAGGCCATTTTCCGCTTGTCCCGGCCGGACTTGACCGGCGAAGATCGCTACCGCGTGAGCGTCCAACAATTGCTCGATGAGACAGATACACACTAA
- a CDS encoding FRG domain-containing protein: MEEVKSVADFINIILKRPTRLRMLTTYRGHGSPDFRLQPSIFRKQSTRENEHILLRELIAAHPDDFSGDTSTLEALVRMQHYSLPTRLLDVTMNPLVALYFACESVKKRTRILKDGVASTKTVESDGQVVILTVYKRSIRYFDSDTVSCLTNLARLSYNLKEGLDTSLPIEEFNESKSVKRLLHFINQEKHGFLPEIEPSDLDSVILVKPKQSNKRILAQAGAFFTFGLGEEIDDDNNHDVKIERITIASDLKADILSQLDKLGINEKTMFPEIDRAARYITSSLAG, translated from the coding sequence ATGGAAGAAGTTAAATCCGTTGCTGATTTCATTAACATTATTCTCAAAAGACCAACAAGACTAAGAATGCTTACAACTTATCGAGGACACGGAAGCCCAGACTTTAGACTCCAACCATCGATATTTAGAAAGCAGAGCACCAGGGAAAATGAGCATATCCTTCTTCGAGAGTTGATTGCCGCGCATCCTGATGATTTCAGTGGTGACACAAGCACATTGGAAGCGCTGGTCCGTATGCAACATTATTCACTCCCAACACGTCTGCTTGATGTGACAATGAATCCTCTCGTTGCCCTGTACTTTGCGTGTGAGAGCGTGAAGAAGAGAACACGAATACTGAAAGATGGAGTGGCCTCCACCAAAACTGTAGAGAGTGATGGCCAAGTCGTAATCCTTACCGTCTATAAAAGAAGCATTCGCTATTTCGATAGCGATACAGTGAGTTGTCTCACAAATCTAGCAAGACTTTCCTATAACCTCAAGGAGGGGCTAGACACGAGTCTGCCAATTGAAGAATTCAACGAGAGCAAGTCAGTCAAACGCCTGCTTCATTTCATTAATCAAGAGAAGCATGGGTTTTTGCCTGAGATTGAACCTTCCGATCTCGATAGTGTCATTCTTGTAAAACCCAAACAAAGCAATAAACGCATCTTGGCCCAGGCGGGTGCATTCTTTACTTTTGGTCTCGGTGAAGAAATTGATGATGACAACAATCACGATGTCAAGATTGAGCGAATTACGATCGCTTCCGATTTAAAGGCAGACATCCTGTCTCAACTAGATAAACTTGGGATTAACGAAAAGACAATGTTTCCAGAGATAGACCGTGCTGCTCGCTATATAACCTCTAGTTTGGCTGGCTGA
- a CDS encoding lambda-exonuclease family protein, protein MQRDEWLSVRKGGIGSSDAAAAVGLNPYQSPLELWMIKTGRDADLPKPDPTDDTSAVFFGNLLEPIVSSLYVKRTGNRVRRVNAVLQHPEEPWMLANIDREVLGDPSVNILECKTTGINGAKLWNDGVPEYIQLQVMHQLSVTGKQAADVAVLICGQELQIHRIERDEAMIQQLIELERQFWRCVQTDEPPPADGSESADVALRCLYPQDSGQTLDFTHDMVMSATFSDLLAIRAHLQTCVELEAQLKQRIQERMGDASRAVFDGGSVSWKRSKDGSMLDTEALLKDHPELLQRYSLAKSGSRRFLVQ, encoded by the coding sequence ATGCAACGCGACGAATGGCTCTCTGTTCGCAAAGGTGGCATTGGCAGCTCCGATGCCGCAGCAGCCGTTGGCCTCAATCCGTACCAGTCCCCACTTGAGCTGTGGATGATCAAGACGGGGCGGGATGCCGATCTGCCTAAACCAGACCCCACTGACGACACCAGTGCAGTGTTTTTTGGGAACCTCTTGGAACCCATTGTTTCATCACTCTATGTCAAGCGCACCGGCAACCGGGTGCGCAGGGTCAATGCCGTATTGCAGCATCCCGAAGAACCCTGGATGCTGGCCAACATTGACCGGGAGGTCCTTGGCGATCCCAGTGTAAATATCCTTGAGTGCAAGACTACAGGAATCAATGGTGCCAAGCTCTGGAATGACGGTGTCCCCGAGTACATCCAACTGCAGGTAATGCACCAACTCTCTGTCACCGGCAAGCAAGCCGCCGATGTAGCCGTGCTGATCTGTGGTCAGGAATTGCAGATTCACCGCATTGAGCGCGATGAGGCCATGATCCAGCAGTTGATCGAACTGGAGCGACAGTTCTGGCGCTGTGTGCAAACCGATGAACCACCACCCGCCGATGGGTCTGAATCGGCAGATGTGGCGCTGCGTTGCCTGTATCCCCAGGACTCCGGTCAGACGCTGGACTTCACCCATGACATGGTGATGTCCGCCACCTTCTCCGACCTGCTGGCCATACGGGCGCACCTGCAAACCTGTGTAGAGCTGGAAGCCCAACTCAAGCAGCGCATTCAAGAGCGCATGGGAGACGCTTCCAGGGCCGTGTTTGATGGGGGTTCTGTTTCATGGAAGCGCAGCAAGGATGGCTCCATGCTGGATACCGAGGCGCTGCTCAAAGACCATCCCGAGCTGCTGCAGCGCTACAGCCTGGCCAAGTCCGGTTCACGGCGGTTTCTGGTGCAGTGA
- a CDS encoding helix-turn-helix transcriptional regulator, with protein MSKAVPRPDPSAKLSLRQVFARNIRLVRVHAGMSQEAMADEAGLDRAFVGTLERGQRNISIDNIELLCKAIGVPAHELMDPDLPQRRGLDVTRTRSPRTVRVHAITRR; from the coding sequence ATGTCCAAAGCGGTACCCCGTCCCGACCCCTCAGCCAAGCTGTCGTTGCGCCAGGTCTTTGCCCGAAATATCCGGCTGGTGCGGGTGCACGCCGGTATGTCTCAGGAAGCCATGGCCGATGAAGCGGGGCTGGACCGTGCCTTTGTGGGAACACTGGAGCGTGGGCAGCGCAATATCTCGATAGATAACATTGAGTTGCTCTGCAAGGCCATTGGCGTGCCCGCGCACGAACTCATGGACCCGGACCTGCCCCAGCGGCGCGGCCTGGATGTCACCCGCACCCGTTCACCGCGCACAGTCCGGGTGCACGCTATCACCCGGCGCTGA
- a CDS encoding phage capsid protein encodes MIKGFAITPPVLGRISIGKVVEREGKRLPEKDDQFTISTQVQIRGGIWLQHPMDETLRKAQGDKIRSIPVRVMFDDPDLNFRAAYTAFDRRTGRQVCSGDGQTCQRLTPQGLETLPCPTPQVCTFGANGACKPYGRLNVTLGDDDATGSFVFRTTGYNSIRTISARLRYLSALSGGKLSCLPLELRLRGKSTVSSFGAPIYYVDVTLRSGLTTEEALNQAASLHAQRQSAGFDQAALDDAARRGFANGFFTDTDEDATAVLEEFYPAPDGQQTTAPRTPKTHRTLKEKLNAKAVGLNGGAGNGPLASGGPS; translated from the coding sequence ATGATCAAGGGATTTGCCATTACCCCGCCCGTGCTGGGGCGCATCTCCATCGGCAAGGTTGTTGAGCGCGAGGGCAAGCGATTGCCCGAGAAGGACGACCAGTTCACGATCTCGACTCAGGTGCAGATCCGGGGCGGCATCTGGCTGCAGCACCCGATGGATGAAACTTTGCGCAAGGCCCAGGGCGACAAGATTCGGTCCATTCCCGTGCGGGTGATGTTCGATGACCCGGACCTCAACTTCCGGGCAGCGTACACCGCGTTTGACCGAAGAACTGGCAGGCAGGTGTGCAGCGGTGACGGGCAGACCTGCCAGCGCCTGACACCCCAAGGATTGGAGACGCTGCCTTGCCCGACTCCGCAGGTGTGTACGTTTGGTGCCAACGGGGCCTGCAAACCCTATGGACGCCTGAACGTGACCCTGGGGGATGACGATGCAACGGGCAGCTTTGTGTTTCGCACCACGGGCTACAACTCCATACGGACTATCTCGGCTCGTTTGAGGTACCTCAGTGCTTTGTCCGGTGGGAAGCTCTCCTGCCTGCCGCTGGAATTGCGACTGAGGGGCAAATCAACAGTTTCCAGTTTCGGTGCCCCCATCTACTACGTGGATGTCACGCTGCGCTCTGGCCTTACAACCGAGGAGGCTCTGAACCAGGCCGCCTCCTTGCATGCGCAGCGCCAGTCTGCCGGGTTTGACCAGGCAGCGCTGGACGATGCAGCACGGCGAGGGTTTGCCAACGGGTTCTTCACGGACACGGATGAGGACGCGACCGCCGTTCTAGAGGAGTTTTACCCGGCACCGGACGGTCAGCAGACCACAGCCCCCAGAACACCCAAAACACACCGGACGCTCAAGGAGAAGCTCAATGCAAAGGCCGTAGGGTTGAATGGTGGGGCTGGCAATGGTCCTTTGGCATCTGGAGGGCCCTCATGA